A genome region from Geodermatophilus bullaregiensis includes the following:
- a CDS encoding ABC transporter permease — MKGTAAHIVRTLLLSLITLFGVSVLIFLMLRVLPGDPARVLAGLNASEEQVARLREQLGLDQSLLGQYWSFITGVLTGDLGESARTSRPVSSEIAVRLPATLILAVTATVIGSVVGITAGVIAAVRRGSFLDHAISSVAMMGVSMPVYWLGLLLILLFAVTLGWLPAAGSGEPLSIVLPAVTLAAFSTALVSRMTRASMLEVLGQDYIRTAEAKGAAPRTVIIKHGLRNAFIPILTVISLQFGALLGGAVLTETVFGWPGIGRLLVDSIGARDFAVVQGIVLVYAAVFILLNVIVDVLYVVVDPRIRY, encoded by the coding sequence ATGAAGGGCACCGCCGCGCACATCGTGCGCACCCTGCTGTTGTCGCTGATCACCCTGTTCGGGGTGTCGGTGCTGATCTTCCTGATGCTCCGGGTGCTGCCCGGCGACCCGGCCCGGGTGCTCGCCGGGCTGAACGCCAGCGAGGAGCAGGTGGCCCGGCTCCGGGAGCAGCTGGGGCTGGACCAGTCGCTGCTGGGCCAGTACTGGTCGTTCATCACCGGGGTGCTGACCGGTGACCTCGGGGAGTCCGCGCGGACCTCGCGGCCGGTGTCCAGCGAGATCGCGGTGCGGCTGCCGGCGACGCTGATCCTCGCGGTCACCGCCACGGTCATCGGCTCGGTGGTCGGCATCACCGCGGGCGTGATCGCCGCGGTCCGGCGCGGCTCCTTCCTCGACCACGCGATCTCCAGCGTGGCGATGATGGGCGTGTCGATGCCGGTCTACTGGCTGGGGCTGCTGCTCATCCTGCTGTTCGCGGTGACCCTCGGCTGGCTGCCGGCGGCCGGCAGCGGCGAGCCGCTGAGCATCGTGCTCCCGGCGGTGACGCTCGCGGCGTTCTCCACGGCGCTGGTCTCCCGGATGACCCGCGCCAGCATGCTGGAGGTGCTCGGCCAGGACTACATCCGGACGGCGGAGGCCAAGGGCGCCGCCCCGAGGACGGTGATCATCAAGCACGGGCTGCGCAACGCGTTCATCCCGATCCTGACGGTCATCAGCCTGCAGTTCGGTGCGCTGCTGGGCGGGGCGGTGCTCACCGAGACCGTGTTCGGCTGGCCGGGCATCGGGCGGCTGCTCGTCGACTCCATCGGCGCCCGCGACTTCGCCGTCGTCCAGGGGATCGTGCTGGTCTACGCCGCCGTGTTCATCCTGCTCAACGTGATCGTCGACGTCCTCTACGTCGTCG